In Thermocrinis sp., the following proteins share a genomic window:
- the gatB gene encoding Asp-tRNA(Asn)/Glu-tRNA(Gln) amidotransferase subunit GatB has product MEFEPVIGLEIHVQLDTKTKMFCSCPVEFGAEPNTLVCPVCLGLPGSLPVVNKKAVEYAIRAALALNCKVHEFSVFARKNYFYPDLPKGYQISQYEQPLATDGWVEVNGKRVRIRRLHLEEDAGKNIHEGSKTYVDLNRAGTPLIEIVTEPDIDSPEMAREFLETLRNTLRYAGVSKADMEKGQLRCDINLSLRPKGSKDLGTKVEIKNVNSFRFVQKAIESEIKRQTKILLSGGKIVQETRTFDPSTGLTHPMRTKEEAEDYRYFPDPDLLPLVVSKEWIEEIKNSMPELPHQRLERFIREYALTPYEAKVLTDIKEAGDFFEASLSFYDKDPKLTSNWLLNDLFGLLRERNLSIEQSPVSPERLAQLVKLIKEGVLSSKLGKEVLSEMFVSGEDPQTIVEKKGLKQVSDENTIREVVQQVFNAHPNEYQRLKSGEDKLIGFFVGQVMKATKGKANPQLVNKLISEVISK; this is encoded by the coding sequence ATGGAGTTTGAACCAGTTATAGGACTTGAGATACACGTTCAGCTTGACACCAAAACTAAAATGTTCTGTTCTTGTCCTGTGGAGTTTGGAGCAGAGCCAAACACCTTAGTGTGTCCAGTGTGTCTTGGTCTGCCGGGAAGCCTGCCAGTGGTAAACAAAAAGGCTGTAGAGTACGCCATAAGAGCAGCATTAGCCCTTAATTGCAAAGTTCATGAGTTTTCTGTATTTGCAAGGAAAAATTACTTCTACCCAGACCTTCCAAAAGGTTACCAGATATCTCAGTATGAGCAGCCATTAGCTACAGATGGATGGGTGGAGGTAAACGGAAAAAGAGTTAGGATAAGAAGGTTGCATCTTGAGGAGGATGCTGGGAAAAACATCCATGAGGGAAGCAAGACTTACGTGGATTTAAACAGAGCTGGAACACCTCTAATAGAGATCGTCACCGAGCCAGACATAGACTCGCCAGAGATGGCAAGAGAGTTTTTAGAAACGCTCAGGAACACTCTCCGCTACGCTGGTGTGTCAAAGGCAGACATGGAAAAAGGTCAGCTAAGGTGCGATATAAACCTGTCTCTAAGACCAAAGGGCTCAAAAGATTTGGGCACTAAGGTGGAGATAAAGAACGTAAATTCCTTTAGGTTTGTGCAAAAAGCCATAGAGAGCGAGATAAAAAGACAAACTAAAATTCTTCTGTCCGGTGGAAAGATAGTGCAAGAGACCAGAACCTTTGATCCATCTACAGGGCTAACCCATCCCATGCGCACAAAAGAAGAGGCAGAAGATTACAGATACTTCCCAGACCCGGACCTTCTGCCTTTAGTTGTAAGCAAAGAATGGATAGAGGAGATAAAAAACAGTATGCCTGAGCTGCCTCATCAAAGGTTGGAAAGGTTTATAAGAGAATATGCATTAACGCCGTACGAGGCCAAGGTATTGACAGATATAAAGGAGGCGGGGGACTTTTTTGAGGCTTCTCTTTCTTTCTACGATAAGGATCCAAAGCTTACTTCCAACTGGCTACTGAACGATCTTTTTGGTCTTTTAAGGGAGAGAAATTTGAGTATAGAGCAATCACCCGTAAGCCCTGAGAGGCTGGCTCAGCTTGTAAAGCTGATTAAGGAAGGGGTTCTATCGTCAAAGCTTGGGAAAGAGGTGCTTTCAGAAATGTTTGTAAGTGGAGAGGACCCGCAGACCATAGTGGAAAAGAAAGGTTTGAAACAGGTAAGTGATGAAAATACCATTCGGGAAGTAGTTCAACAGGTGTTTAACGCCCATCCCAACGAATACCAAAGGCTAAAGTCTGGAGAGGATAAACTTATAGGCTTTTTTGTTGGTCAGGTCATGAAAGCCACAAAGGGCAAAGCTAACCCCCAGCTTGTGAATAAGCTCATATCTGAGGTGATATCCAAATGA
- the ndk gene encoding nucleoside-diphosphate kinase, with the protein MAKERTLIIIKPDAFEKGATGKIIDRFISEGFKILAMKLFRFTKEQAEGFYIVHRERPFYQELVEFMCSGPVVACVLEGEDAIRRVREIIGPTDSEEARRIAPNSIRALFGTDKGKNAIHASDSPESAQYEIGFIFSQLEIVRDV; encoded by the coding sequence ATGGCAAAGGAAAGAACGCTCATCATCATCAAACCAGACGCATTTGAGAAGGGAGCCACTGGTAAAATAATTGACAGGTTTATTTCAGAAGGATTCAAAATTTTAGCCATGAAGCTTTTCAGATTTACCAAGGAACAGGCAGAAGGGTTTTACATAGTCCATAGGGAAAGGCCCTTCTACCAGGAACTTGTGGAGTTTATGTGCTCTGGCCCAGTGGTTGCCTGTGTTTTGGAAGGTGAGGATGCCATCAGAAGGGTAAGGGAGATCATAGGACCTACAGACAGCGAAGAAGCCAGAAGAATAGCCCCAAATTCCATAAGGGCCCTTTTTGGCACAGATAAAGGTAAAAACGCCATACACGCCTCTGACTCTCCAGAATCAGCTCAGTACGAAATAGGTTTCATCTTTTCACAACTGGAGATAGTGAGGGATGTTTGA
- a CDS encoding ATP synthase F0 subunit B, which translates to MAMAEGHHTLELVWKGFNILLFLAIVYYFGKRPIGEAFRSFFLKLTENLEGSEKELKQAKEALEKAKLEYEDAKRRHVEQIKLAEQTAQQIKEEEINKVDEIVIRIKEKARESIELETKKAKEELLRYGMQKAKELAIKKLAEDFQNPDLQRRYIEKSIRKMEARQ; encoded by the coding sequence ATGGCAATGGCAGAAGGGCATCACACCTTAGAGCTCGTATGGAAAGGTTTTAACATACTGCTTTTCCTAGCAATAGTCTATTACTTTGGGAAAAGACCTATAGGAGAGGCTTTTAGGTCTTTCTTTTTGAAGCTTACGGAAAATCTGGAAGGGTCAGAAAAAGAGCTAAAGCAGGCAAAGGAAGCTTTGGAGAAGGCAAAGCTTGAATACGAAGATGCAAAAAGGCGTCATGTAGAACAGATAAAGCTTGCAGAACAAACTGCACAACAGATAAAAGAAGAGGAGATAAACAAGGTGGATGAGATAGTAATTAGGATCAAAGAAAAAGCGCGAGAAAGCATAGAGCTGGAAACCAAAAAGGCAAAAGAAGAGCTGTTAAGGTATGGCATGCAGAAAGCTAAGGAGCTGGCAATCAAGAAGCTTGCTGAGGACTTTCAAAATCCAGACCTGCAAAGAAGGTACATAGAAAAGAGCATTAGGAAGATGGAGGCAAGACAATGA
- the rpiB gene encoding ribose 5-phosphate isomerase B: MRIAIGSDHAGFRLKEKIKEFILSKGYEVLDFGTNSTDSTHYPIFAKEVAKAVQEKRADYGILICGSGIGMSIAANKFPGIRAALCLNEYMARMSRMHNDANILCLGDRVVGDELALSIVEAWLSASFEGGRHQERIKLIEEIEKGL; the protein is encoded by the coding sequence ATGAGAATAGCTATAGGTTCAGACCATGCAGGTTTTAGATTGAAAGAAAAGATAAAGGAATTTATTCTTTCAAAAGGCTACGAGGTTTTAGATTTTGGCACAAACTCTACAGATTCTACCCATTATCCTATCTTTGCAAAGGAGGTAGCAAAAGCCGTTCAGGAAAAAAGGGCAGATTACGGAATTCTCATATGTGGAAGCGGAATAGGAATGTCTATCGCAGCAAATAAGTTTCCAGGCATACGAGCAGCCCTTTGTTTGAACGAATACATGGCTAGGATGAGTAGAATGCACAACGATGCTAATATATTGTGCTTAGGAGACAGAGTTGTGGGAGACGAGTTAGCTCTTTCCATAGTGGAAGCCTGGCTGAGCGCGAGCTTTGAAGGTGGAAGGCATCAAGAAAGAATAAAACTAATAGAGGAGATAGAAAAAGGCTTGTGA
- a CDS encoding ATP synthase F0 subunit B, whose product MDIQQALYPNITLFIQAVLFLIFLFIVRQILTKPYSEVIESRENLIRKNYEEAKKLQEEANHFLELAKQEIERASLTSKEILEKAKREVERIKAEKIAQAEEEVQKEIERSVKEIREALNIEKAKLEERIEEIAKSIVQKIEEEAA is encoded by the coding sequence ATGGATATCCAACAAGCTCTGTATCCCAACATAACCTTGTTTATACAAGCAGTCTTATTTTTGATCTTTTTATTCATCGTTAGGCAAATACTTACCAAGCCATACAGCGAAGTTATAGAGAGCAGAGAAAATCTCATCCGCAAAAACTACGAAGAAGCGAAAAAACTTCAAGAGGAAGCAAACCACTTCTTGGAATTGGCTAAACAGGAGATAGAAAGGGCAAGCTTAACTTCCAAAGAGATCCTGGAGAAGGCAAAGAGAGAAGTAGAAAGAATAAAAGCGGAAAAAATAGCTCAGGCTGAAGAAGAAGTTCAAAAAGAAATAGAGCGGAGCGTGAAAGAAATAAGGGAAGCATTGAACATAGAGAAAGCAAAGCTTGAGGAAAGGATAGAAGAAATAGCAAAAAGTATAGTCCAAAAAATAGAAGAGGAGGCAGCCTAA
- the atpH gene encoding ATP synthase F1 subunit delta, with amino-acid sequence MNKELAKKLAKVFMNKLSKDRVLLVQGSNFLGFVYDLYKKEKLFRDFVLNPKVPNEKKIVYLTELSKKFSMPSEVGEFINHLVELNAIPMLGEIKRVYDYEMEKFLKLSKAFLIVAKRVDDDTLQSVMAKIKQSLNRELEFEVLEDPSLIGGFVVKTSGMVIDASVKRVLERFV; translated from the coding sequence ATGAACAAAGAATTAGCAAAAAAGCTTGCAAAAGTCTTTATGAACAAGCTTTCAAAAGATAGAGTCCTTTTAGTTCAGGGCTCCAATTTTTTGGGTTTTGTGTACGATCTGTACAAAAAAGAAAAGCTGTTTAGGGACTTTGTTCTCAATCCAAAGGTACCCAATGAAAAGAAAATAGTATACCTAACCGAGCTTTCAAAAAAATTCTCCATGCCTTCTGAAGTAGGGGAATTTATCAACCACTTAGTGGAGCTAAACGCCATTCCAATGTTAGGTGAAATAAAGAGGGTATATGATTATGAAATGGAGAAATTTCTGAAGCTTTCAAAAGCGTTCCTGATAGTGGCAAAGAGGGTGGACGATGATACTCTTCAATCTGTAATGGCAAAGATAAAACAATCTCTCAACAGAGAGCTTGAGTTTGAGGTCTTAGAGGACCCATCCCTAATAGGTGGTTTTGTAGTTAAAACCTCTGGTATGGTTATAGACGCCTCTGTTAAACGCGTTTTAGAGAGGTTTGTATGA